Proteins encoded in a region of the Brevefilum fermentans genome:
- a CDS encoding NHL repeat-containing protein: MKIKAHKLLDENFGDRWSQEVEDKWEYQDFLDDPAFREGWISFDCAYYNPDDHRIYLGITCFNSDRIFKAFDLTTNEFVDLGYSKIAHPQDAKFHRALNKWEKDNCLYAAVALLHDINLYWDAPGGAIVKYDPKTGDIRKIATPLPHHYIQSTCIDQERGVLYGQTFTPERMIKFDLNTYESEDLGPISSGMDMAQGENIELDDEGCVWCGWTVTRAWQPGSGPDRYRLCKYDPNQNRIIYYDGGLEKVDGSYGYEKVDGIFNLGAGRMFCSGANGSIYRLDTTTGMGTYLFTPIKDRRSRLSSLRLGYDGYAYGIVGRDGDCEILRFDPENETYELLGKLTDGVDHAFQVHDVAITPDGTLFACENDNPFRSSYLWEITFDKMLA; encoded by the coding sequence ATGAAAATAAAAGCACATAAGCTACTGGACGAGAATTTTGGCGATCGATGGTCACAAGAGGTAGAGGACAAATGGGAGTACCAGGATTTCCTCGACGACCCAGCTTTCCGTGAAGGTTGGATCAGTTTTGATTGTGCATATTACAACCCGGATGATCATCGTATATATCTGGGAATCACGTGCTTTAATTCGGATCGAATTTTTAAAGCCTTCGATCTTACTACCAATGAATTTGTTGACTTAGGCTACTCAAAAATTGCTCACCCGCAAGATGCAAAATTCCATCGCGCGCTCAATAAATGGGAAAAGGACAACTGTCTTTATGCTGCGGTTGCTTTATTACATGATATCAATTTGTATTGGGATGCTCCTGGCGGTGCGATCGTTAAGTATGATCCGAAAACAGGTGATATCAGAAAAATAGCTACTCCTTTACCGCATCATTATATCCAATCCACTTGTATCGATCAGGAAAGAGGTGTGCTTTATGGACAGACCTTTACACCCGAAAGAATGATCAAGTTTGATTTAAATACTTATGAATCAGAAGACTTGGGACCAATATCAAGCGGTATGGATATGGCTCAAGGTGAAAATATCGAATTAGATGATGAAGGCTGTGTATGGTGCGGTTGGACAGTCACCAGGGCGTGGCAACCCGGTTCAGGGCCAGATCGATACAGGCTGTGCAAGTATGACCCAAATCAAAATCGGATCATTTATTATGATGGTGGCCTTGAAAAAGTTGATGGTTCATACGGTTATGAAAAAGTTGATGGGATCTTTAACCTAGGTGCAGGCAGAATGTTTTGTTCTGGAGCAAATGGGTCAATTTATCGCCTTGATACAACGACTGGTATGGGAACTTATTTATTTACACCAATTAAGGACCGCAGAAGCAGATTGTCTTCATTGCGGTTGGGATATGATGGTTATGCTTATGGCATCGTTGGCAGGGATGGAGATTGTGAAATCCTCCGATTTGACCCTGAAAATGAAACTTATGAACTGCTTGGAAAACTCACTGACGGCGTTGACCATGCCTTCCAAGTACATGATGTGGCTATCACACCCGATGGAACTTTGTTCGCCTGTGAAAACGATAACCCGTTCCGTAGCAGTTACCTTTGGGAAATCACCTTTGATAAAATGCTTGCTTAA
- a CDS encoding NHL repeat-containing protein: MSEKMKVTPFLIRDTQLPSQLGIAANIPFEEAQNNDELRNNWFHPVCSRFNPVDNLLYIGNTAYNNDILYTFDPQNKTFTSLGFQRIASRYDAKVHRSLEIDHNGIIYGATASLHDLDAQHIAPGGQIFQYDPKTRELTTLAIPVPPWYIQTIVLDPDRMILYGYTYQAPYLFRFDIPTRETTVLAYTGNDGHNLALDKDGNLWAYWRQHYGTSSTLDSSPQTTMLKYQPDTRELTWLKNVGVPGRFENDWVYVDFALLGDENNIYIGTTAGTLFSFCTNDQQFQYLGTPLLKDSRIGGMTIGKDGNLYIAAGRNYRCHLVRYLRPENIFEDLGEIKDLSTGEACCDTHFITETSPGTFYISETDNLRRSSYLWECCLE, translated from the coding sequence ATGTCTGAAAAGATGAAAGTCACCCCATTCCTAATTAGAGATACACAACTGCCTTCTCAGCTGGGTATTGCAGCAAATATCCCTTTTGAAGAGGCGCAAAACAACGATGAACTCCGTAATAACTGGTTTCATCCGGTTTGTTCTCGTTTTAACCCAGTCGATAATTTGCTCTACATCGGCAATACCGCTTATAATAATGACATTTTATACACATTTGACCCCCAAAATAAGACCTTTACCAGCCTTGGTTTCCAGAGGATTGCCAGCAGATATGATGCAAAAGTCCATCGGTCACTTGAAATCGATCATAATGGCATTATCTATGGAGCAACGGCGAGCTTGCATGACCTCGACGCGCAGCATATTGCCCCCGGGGGGCAAATTTTCCAATATGACCCCAAAACAAGAGAGCTAACTACGCTAGCAATACCGGTTCCGCCCTGGTATATCCAAACGATCGTTCTTGACCCTGATCGGATGATCCTGTATGGGTACACATACCAAGCACCTTATTTATTCAGGTTCGATATTCCAACTCGGGAGACAACGGTTTTGGCTTATACAGGCAACGATGGGCATAATTTGGCTCTCGACAAAGACGGTAATTTGTGGGCATATTGGCGACAGCATTATGGCACTTCATCTACACTGGACTCATCTCCTCAAACGACAATGCTCAAATACCAACCGGATACCAGAGAACTCACATGGTTAAAGAATGTTGGTGTACCGGGACGATTTGAAAATGATTGGGTATATGTGGATTTTGCCTTACTTGGAGATGAGAACAACATCTACATCGGTACAACAGCAGGCACTTTGTTCAGTTTCTGTACTAACGATCAACAATTCCAATACCTTGGAACACCTTTATTGAAGGATTCAAGAATAGGCGGGATGACCATCGGAAAAGATGGGAATCTCTATATTGCGGCTGGTAGAAATTATCGTTGTCACCTTGTCCGCTACCTGCGTCCCGAAAACATATTTGAAGATTTGGGCGAAATAAAAGATCTATCAACCGGTGAAGCATGCTGCGACACTCATTTCATAACTGAAACATCGCCAGGCACTTTTTATATTAGTGAAACCGATAACTTAAGGAGGTCATCTTATTTATGGGAATGTTGTCTTGAGTGA
- a CDS encoding MFS transporter, giving the protein MKMKLKFKQLDTGHRNLLFLVSEHVWSGFYTSVFSFGAVYAIRMGASDSEIGYLSSFPALLVALLAIPFGDFLQKSHRPQRWIPISLIAQRALFLSIVLVPFVFKNTGHIGTAIVVIIVITSIPQLLNSLTIFPFYMKVISEDKRASFFSTKNFSSNLVTGLVVALAGLVLDRLPFPNNYQLVFTIGVLISLASLICFYNVRDPETGERVITSKKTQQQFIGKQNFLKMINFRSDFGRVVLNQFMQYFGIWAATPVTIIYIINHLNASDAWFGLYNSLMFWGLLAGWIVARIIVKRFGEPQTLKWSAHIPPLHPLLIGLSTSLTPILFINLIFGLVSPVYSLSHNNCLLKAFPPGQEHLAMGVYSTINQLGIFSFSLLGVFALSYTDNIRMVLIVCGLISLIGSFFFHFFPVKPKVESIDFPCTHLPDQGAENHV; this is encoded by the coding sequence ATGAAGATGAAGCTCAAATTCAAACAATTAGACACAGGACACAGGAATCTGCTCTTCCTCGTTTCTGAACACGTTTGGAGTGGTTTTTATACGTCAGTTTTCAGTTTTGGAGCAGTCTATGCAATTCGTATGGGTGCTTCGGACAGTGAAATCGGCTATTTATCATCCTTTCCTGCATTGTTGGTAGCTTTATTAGCAATTCCCTTTGGTGACTTTCTCCAAAAATCGCACAGACCCCAGCGCTGGATACCCATCAGCCTTATCGCTCAAAGAGCGTTGTTCCTATCCATTGTTCTGGTGCCTTTTGTCTTTAAAAACACGGGCCATATCGGGACAGCGATCGTGGTAATAATTGTTATAACATCCATACCTCAGTTGCTCAACAGCTTGACAATCTTTCCTTTCTACATGAAAGTGATCTCTGAAGACAAAAGAGCCTCATTTTTCTCGACCAAAAATTTCTCTAGCAATTTGGTTACCGGTCTTGTTGTTGCTTTAGCGGGCTTGGTCCTCGACCGCCTTCCATTTCCTAACAATTACCAGCTTGTTTTTACAATCGGGGTTTTAATCTCCCTCGCCAGTTTGATCTGTTTTTATAATGTCAGAGATCCTGAAACAGGAGAACGTGTCATTACCAGTAAAAAAACACAGCAGCAATTTATTGGTAAACAAAATTTTTTAAAGATGATAAATTTTCGGTCAGATTTTGGCCGGGTGGTTTTAAACCAGTTTATGCAATATTTTGGAATATGGGCAGCAACACCCGTCACCATAATTTACATCATCAACCATCTGAATGCTTCAGATGCCTGGTTTGGCCTGTATAATTCGCTGATGTTCTGGGGATTATTGGCTGGATGGATTGTCGCACGCATCATTGTTAAACGCTTTGGAGAACCACAAACCTTGAAATGGTCAGCTCATATTCCACCATTACATCCGTTATTGATTGGGCTTTCTACCTCCCTCACGCCTATTCTCTTCATTAACCTGATCTTTGGCCTTGTTTCTCCGGTATACAGCTTGAGCCATAACAATTGCTTGTTAAAAGCCTTTCCTCCAGGTCAGGAGCACCTGGCAATGGGCGTGTATTCGACAATCAATCAGCTTGGCATTTTTTCTTTTTCGTTATTAGGTGTCTTTGCGCTTTCTTACACCGACAACATTCGGATGGTACTCATTGTCTGTGGTCTAATTTCACTCATAGGTTCGTTTTTCTTTCACTTCTTTCCCGTTAAACCCAAAGTGGAATCAATAGACTTCCCATGTACACACTTACCTGATCAAGGAGCAGAGAATCATGTCTGA